Part of the Leifsonia sp. Root112D2 genome is shown below.
TCGCCCTGTACCGCAACGCCGCAGTGCTGCGCCGAAGTGTGCTCGAGAACGCCTGGGCCATCGACGGCCCTGGCCGGGTGAACACCGTGGTGATCGAGAAGCTCGGGGTCTTCGCCAAGTGGGGTGCCGAGGGTGTGATGGTCGCCAGCGCGCCGGACGGCACAACGGTGGCGCTGAAGATGCTCGACGGAGCTCTTCGGGCCGCCACGATCGTAGCCCTCGCGTTGCTATCGGATGCCGGGGCGCTGCAACGCACGGCCGTCGCGTCCGTGATTCCCGAGTTGGGTCTCGACGTGCTCGGCGGTGCGAGCGTTGTCGGCGGCATTCGGCCCAGTTACGCTCGGCCCAGCGCCCGAGCGCGCACCACCGACAACCGGGAGGCGTGAACGATGACGGAGGACTCCGTGGCCAATCTCTCTGAGCGCGGCTGGAGGTCCACCGCGTTCACCCGGCTCGTGGGCATCGAGCTGCCGCTAGTGCTCGGTGCGTTCGGGGGCGCCTCGTCGACCGCGCTCGTCGCGGCCGTGAGCAACGCGGGCGGGCTGGGCTCGTACGGCCTGTATGGGCTCGGTGCCGATCGCATCCGCAGTGTCGTCACCGAGCTGCGCACGCTCACCGAGCGACCGTTCGCGCTCAACCTGTGGCTGCCGTTCGACGGCCATGAGTGGGATCTGCCGAGCGCGCAGCAGTTTGCCGATTACACGCGGGCTCTCGCGCCGTACTTCGAGGAGTCGGGGCTGGCGCTGCCCGAGCAGCCCGCGACGTTTCTGCCCAGCTTTGATGAGCAGCTTGACCCGGTGATCGAGGCGCGGCCCGCTGCCCTGAGCTTCGTGTACGGGGTGCCGCCACAGGATGTTCTGGAACGTTGCCGCCGGGCCGGCATCGTGACGATAGGCACCGCTACAACGCCGGATGAGGCCAGGGCACTGGCGGCCGGCGGCGTCGACGCCATCGTGGCGACGGGCATGGAGGCGGCGGGGCACCGCGTCTCGTTCCTGCGTCCGCCCGAAGAGTCGCTGATCGGCACCATGGCGCTCGTGCCTCGCGTCGTCGATGCCGTCGATGTTCCGGTGATTGCGGCGGGAGGCATCGCCGACGGTCGTGGGGCGGCCGCGGCGTTGGTGCTGGGTGCGCAGGCCGCACTGATGGGCACCGCGTTCCTGGCCTGTGACGAGTCTGCCGCCAACTCCGCGCACCGCGCGAAGCTGTGGAGCGCGGACGCGGAGACGACCGTCGTGACTCGCGCGTTCAGCGGCCGAGCCGCGCGCGGCATCCCGAACAGGATGAGCCGCGAGCTGGGCCCGAGCGGCGAGGGCCTGGCACCGTTCCCGGTGCAGGGCTGGCTGGCTTCGCGCATCAAGGCCACGGCCGTGCAGCGCGAAGACCCCGAGTTGATGTCGCTGTGGGCCGGGCAGGGCGCGCCGCTGGTTCGGTACCACAGCGCCGCGGATGTCGTAGCGGCCGTCGTGCGCGATGTGGACGCACTCCTCCCGGTGGTCGAGCAACCGAGGCTATGAGCCAAGGAGGGCGCTTGCGAAGGCCGCCTGGTACTCCTGCTGCTCGGCGTCGGTGAGAGTGCGGAACTGATGCGCCCTGGCAAACATCGCGTCGTCGGGAAACACGAGGGGGTTGGCGGCAAGCGCCGGATCGACCGTGGCCGCGATCTCCTTCGCGCCGTCGACCGGGCTGACGGTCTTCACCCACGAGGCAACCTCGGCCGCGACATCGGGTTGGTAGTAATAGTCGATGAGCTTCTCGGCATTCGCCAGATGCGGTGAGCCGATCGGCACCTGAAAGTCGTCGCTGAAGAGCGTGCCCCCGGCATCCGGCATGGCGAAGCTCCATTTGTTGCCCGCCTCGGCGTTCAGCAGCGCCACGTCGCCGCTCCAGCAGATTGCCGCAACCGTGTTCCCCGCGCGCAGGTCGTTGGTGTACGAGTTCCTCGCCGGCGCAAGTTGGCCGTCACCCACCTGCTTCTTCAGCACGTCCACCGCATCGTAGAACGCATCCGTGCCCCAGTGCTCGCCGACGTCGACGCCGTTGTCGAGCATGATGAGGCCTATCGTGTCGCGCATCTCGGAGACGACGCCGACGCGCCCCTTGAACGACGGGTCCCACAACTCCGAGACGGAGGCAATCCCGTTCGGCACCGCCTCGGTATTCCAGCAGATGCCGGCGAAGTTGCTCTGCCAGGGCAGCGAGCGCTGACGGCCCTCATCGAAGTCGACCCCGGTGAGCGGAGCGCGCAGATTCTTCGCATTCGGCAGCCTCGAGGCGGTGAACTTCTGCACGTATCCCAGCCGGATGAGTCGTGCGGTCATCCAGTCGGTGAGCACCATGAGATCGGCACCGATGTCTTTGCCCCGGGCCAGTCGTCGCTCGACCGAGTCATAGTAGCTACCGTTCGCCGTAATCGACTCGGAGTACTTCACCGAAATGCCGCTGGCCTTCGTGAAGGCGTCGAGGCTCGGGTGGCCACCCGCAGTATCCGCGTCGAGGTAATCGGGCCAGTTCGCCCAGCGCAGCGTCTTCTCGGTGCTCGAGCTGTCGGATGCCGCGGAAGGCTTGACGACACCCATCGGCGTGCATGCGGCGAGCGCGAACGACGCCGCTGCAGCACCAGCCGCGGTCAGCACCGACCGCCTGCTCAACTGCGTCTGCCTCGCGGCACGAATAAGGGTACGAATCTGCGGGTCGCTCGGCGGCTGCATGCGTCTCACGAGCGCGCTCCTTCTGGGCTCTGCGGCGATATCCGTCGTGGTGAATCCTAAACTTCGCGCGATCGGAACCTCGACGCAACACATCGCTTCTCACGAATGCGGCACACGGAGATACGCTGAAATGGAGCCGGCCCACAAGGCCCGGCTCACCCGCGTCATCGCATTCTGCCACCGCAGCGCGCCCAACGGAGGGACACCATGAGAATCGCCATCGTTCGCGAAATCAAGAACAACGAGTTTCGGGTGGCCATCACCCCGGCTGGCGTGCACGATCTCGTTTCGCACGGGCACGAGGTCATCGTTGAGCATGACGCCGGTCTCGGTTCCTCCATTCCCGACGAAGCATATGCCTCGGCGGGCGCACGAATCTCCGCCACCGCTGCCGAGACGTGGTCGGCCGCGCAGTTGCTGCTCAAGGTGAAGGAGCCCCTCGAGAGCGAGTACGGCTACTTTCGTGAGGGCCTTGTGCTGTTCACATTCCTGCATCTGGCCGCGGAGCCGCAACTGACGCGAGCACTGATCACCTCGGGCATGACCGCCATCGCCTACGAGACGGTGCAGTCCGCAGACGGCTCGCTCCCCCTGCTCGCCCCCATGAGCGAGGTTGCGGGTCGCCTTGCCCCCATCGTCGGCGCCAACACCATGCTCAAGCCGAACGGCGGCCCCGGCCTGCTGGTTCCCGGAGTGCCGGGCACGCATCCGGCCGTTGTCACGGTGATCGGCGCCGGGGTCGCCGGAAGCAATGCCACCGGTGTCGCGGTGGGGCTCGGAGCGGAGGTGACGGTGCTCGACACCAACATCGCCCGGCTGCGGGAGCTCGACGCCGTCTACGCCGGCCGCATCAAGACCATCGCCTCGAACAGCTTCGAGGTGCAGAAGGCCGTGATCGCCTCCGATCTGGTGATTGGTGCCGTGCTCGTGCCCGGGGCCCGCGCGCCCAAACTCGTGAGCAACGAGACCGTCTCGCGCATGCGCCCCGGCAGCGTTCTGGTGGACATCGCGGTCGATCAGGGCGGATGTTTCGCCGACTCGCACGCGACGACGCACGCCAATCCGACCTTCACCGTGCACGGCTCGCTGTTCTATTGCGTGGCGAACATGCCGGGCGCGGTTCCGCACACCTCAACCTATGCGCTGACGAATGCGACGCTGCCGTACGTTCGCGCCATTGCGTCGCGCGGCTGGCGTTCGGCCCTCGCTGGCGACGCGGCATTGGCCGCCGGACTGAATGTGCACGCGGGCGCCGTGACCAACAATGCTGTGGCGGATGCGCACGGGCTCGCCGGTGTGCCTCTCGTGTCTATTCTGCATTCGCTGTAGTCGGGCTCACTGCGGTCAGGCTCGCCGTCGGCAGTCGCGCCCGGCTGAGGTGGCCCTCAGCGTCGCACAGCCACACCCGATCGCGCTCGGGCCCGAGCAACGGCGGCAGCGCGCGGGTGCGCGCGATGGCACGCACCTCCGCAGGAGTGCAGCCGTCGAAGGCCAGCATGCCACGCGTTCGCAGCGTGCCGAGCAGCGACCAGCGTGCCTGCCAGGCATCCGGATCGCCGACGATGACCGATGCCGGTGACCCCGCTGAGGTGGAGGACACGTCCAGGGAAGCCACGTCCGTGGAGCGTGCGTCGAGGCCCGTGACGACGGCACCGGCCCCGAGCGCGGCCTGCAACTCGCGCAGGCGGCGCGCCGGTGCGCGGGTGACGAGCAACAGGACGCTTCCCGGCTCGAAGGCCAGCAGAGGGGCGGTCTCCTTACGCGCACCGCGCTGCCTGGGCCGGCCGTTTTCCTCGGTTTCAGGGAGGGCGAGTTGCACCCGGTGGCCCTTCCAGCATGCGCCTCCGGGCCGAAGCGTCTCCTCGTAGAGCGTCGCGTCCGCGCCGGCGAGCAGGTGTTCCTGGCGGTTCGGCATGCGCAGAACGAGCTGTGCGCCGAACAACGCAGCCAGGGACCCGAGCGCACCCACCAGCCGTTGCACGGTGACGACGAGTCGTATTCCCGCTGCCGGACCGTCACGCAGCACGGTGGAGAGCATCTCGACGAACTCCTGCTGGTAATCACCGGGCAGCCGCGAATAGACCGAGTCGATGTCGTCAGCCAGGAGCAGCGTCTGCCTCGTCTCCCCCTGCCGCAAGTCGTCCAGGTCGTGCCCGGAGCAGCGCTCGGATGCCCACCGCAGGGCATCCCAGCGGCGCTCGGCGGTGTCTCCCAGGCTCAGTACCGCGCCGGAGAACCCCGACTGCGCCGCCAGGGAACTCAGCATCGTGCTCTTGCCCGAGTGCTGGGCACCCAGAACGAGCAGACTGCCTTCGAGTCTCGGACAATACCGAACCACGCTTTGCCGCTGTTCCTCGGGCACGTCCTCGACGCCGAGAACCAGGCTTTCGTTCGAGCCTTCGGCACCAGCTATCAGGGTGCCCAGCGGAATCTCTGCGGGGAGGGGGTCGAGCCACGGCCGTCGTGCGCGCGCCGGGACGTGCTGCGCACCCGACTCTCGCGCCGCCGCATCCGCCGCGTGCGTCGCTCTCGCGATCGCGTCGATGTCGTCGACCTCAGTGACGGCAATCTGCACCAGCGCGGTGGCGCCGTCTGAACCGATGATGCACCGGCCGGGGTTTGTCGCGGGAAGCGCCGCGGCGGCATCCGTGCCCACCACCGCCTGGCTGTCTGCACGGTTGTTGACGCGAAGAGAGAGCCGCAGGCCACAATTGGCCAGCAGCGCATCGCGCATGGCACCCGCCGGGCGCTGGGTGCACAGGATGAGATGAACGCCCAGCGAGCGACCTCGGGCAGCCACATCACTGAGCACGGCATGCAGTTCGGGCAGTGCCTCGAGCATGGCGGCGAACTCGTCAACCACAATCACGAGGCGGGCCAGCCGCCCGCGACAGGCCGGGTCGGCAATGTCCGTGGCCTTCAGCTGGGCCAATGTGCGTTCCCGGCTGCGCAGCTCGGCCCCCAGGCTCGCCAGCGCCCGCGAAGCTGCCACGTGGTCGAGATCGGTCATGACCCCCACCGTGTGGGGCAACGCGGTGAGCGGGGCGAACGCGGCACCACCCTTGAAATCGATGAGCAGAAAGGTGACCTCGTCGGGCGTGTGCGCCGCCGCCATGGCGGTGACCCACGTGATGAGCAGTTCGCTCTTGCCGCTGCCCGTCGTGCCACCGACAACGGCGTGCGGGCCCTGCGACACCAGGTCAAGCATGCGCACCCCCGACTCGTCGAGGCCTATCACGCAGTCGAGAGAACCGGGCTTTGTCTTCGGCCCCGCAAGCCCGGCAGGCACGGCAAGCTGGGCGAACCGTACCGACGGCGGCACGCCGCGCATCGCTGAGATTCCGGCCGCGGCAGCGTGG
Proteins encoded:
- the ald gene encoding alanine dehydrogenase, with product MRIAIVREIKNNEFRVAITPAGVHDLVSHGHEVIVEHDAGLGSSIPDEAYASAGARISATAAETWSAAQLLLKVKEPLESEYGYFREGLVLFTFLHLAAEPQLTRALITSGMTAIAYETVQSADGSLPLLAPMSEVAGRLAPIVGANTMLKPNGGPGLLVPGVPGTHPAVVTVIGAGVAGSNATGVAVGLGAEVTVLDTNIARLRELDAVYAGRIKTIASNSFEVQKAVIASDLVIGAVLVPGARAPKLVSNETVSRMRPGSVLVDIAVDQGGCFADSHATTHANPTFTVHGSLFYCVANMPGAVPHTSTYALTNATLPYVRAIASRGWRSALAGDAALAAGLNVHAGAVTNNAVADAHGLAGVPLVSILHSL
- a CDS encoding NAD(P)H-dependent flavin oxidoreductase, with product MTEDSVANLSERGWRSTAFTRLVGIELPLVLGAFGGASSTALVAAVSNAGGLGSYGLYGLGADRIRSVVTELRTLTERPFALNLWLPFDGHEWDLPSAQQFADYTRALAPYFEESGLALPEQPATFLPSFDEQLDPVIEARPAALSFVYGVPPQDVLERCRRAGIVTIGTATTPDEARALAAGGVDAIVATGMEAAGHRVSFLRPPEESLIGTMALVPRVVDAVDVPVIAAGGIADGRGAAAALVLGAQAALMGTAFLACDESAANSAHRAKLWSADAETTVVTRAFSGRAARGIPNRMSRELGPSGEGLAPFPVQGWLASRIKATAVQREDPELMSLWAGQGAPLVRYHSAADVVAAVVRDVDALLPVVEQPRL
- a CDS encoding ABC transporter substrate-binding protein, with amino-acid sequence MQPPSDPQIRTLIRAARQTQLSRRSVLTAAGAAAASFALAACTPMGVVKPSAASDSSSTEKTLRWANWPDYLDADTAGGHPSLDAFTKASGISVKYSESITANGSYYDSVERRLARGKDIGADLMVLTDWMTARLIRLGYVQKFTASRLPNAKNLRAPLTGVDFDEGRQRSLPWQSNFAGICWNTEAVPNGIASVSELWDPSFKGRVGVVSEMRDTIGLIMLDNGVDVGEHWGTDAFYDAVDVLKKQVGDGQLAPARNSYTNDLRAGNTVAAICWSGDVALLNAEAGNKWSFAMPDAGGTLFSDDFQVPIGSPHLANAEKLIDYYYQPDVAAEVASWVKTVSPVDGAKEIAATVDPALAANPLVFPDDAMFARAHQFRTLTDAEQQEYQAAFASALLGS
- a CDS encoding FtsK/SpoIIIE domain-containing protein encodes the protein MTIEPLTLPEHPPDPHRGSFPLVASVAPLIAACAIWAITRSPFALVFAALSPIVAVAGMVDGRWHARRQRRKHRIQVRRQTARLREQIVLRHDDERTRRAHRYPPAAALLRDAEGDITRWRGGRADSGATTLALGLGTVRSELSIGGSPRTDDERQLCASATSLGDAVVVTDAAAGLGIVGPVAQARAVARGYLVQLVHALSPELAGLAVVPHEGWEWAAGLPHAAGGRKTEIRIEVREKYRTTGVEGNSSGARAASVESARRSQAGDVPGASAAPLVIALADSIEALPTSCRTVVRIVGAGNAELIGAEAISAGGEAVGEGAGLALELVTAAEAERFVRVLRRHAAAAGISAMRGVPPSVRFAQLAVPAGLAGPKTKPGSLDCVIGLDESGVRMLDLVSQGPHAVVGGTTGSGKSELLITWVTAMAAAHTPDEVTFLLIDFKGGAAFAPLTALPHTVGVMTDLDHVAASRALASLGAELRSRERTLAQLKATDIADPACRGRLARLVIVVDEFAAMLEALPELHAVLSDVAARGRSLGVHLILCTQRPAGAMRDALLANCGLRLSLRVNNRADSQAVVGTDAAAALPATNPGRCIIGSDGATALVQIAVTEVDDIDAIARATHAADAAARESGAQHVPARARRPWLDPLPAEIPLGTLIAGAEGSNESLVLGVEDVPEEQRQSVVRYCPRLEGSLLVLGAQHSGKSTMLSSLAAQSGFSGAVLSLGDTAERRWDALRWASERCSGHDLDDLRQGETRQTLLLADDIDSVYSRLPGDYQQEFVEMLSTVLRDGPAAGIRLVVTVQRLVGALGSLAALFGAQLVLRMPNRQEHLLAGADATLYEETLRPGGACWKGHRVQLALPETEENGRPRQRGARKETAPLLAFEPGSVLLLVTRAPARRLRELQAALGAGAVVTGLDARSTDVASLDVSSTSAGSPASVIVGDPDAWQARWSLLGTLRTRGMLAFDGCTPAEVRAIARTRALPPLLGPERDRVWLCDAEGHLSRARLPTASLTAVSPTTANAE